In Micromonospora cremea, the genomic window GGCCCAGCCCCCACCAGTCGGCGCCGGTCCAGTAGAGCAGGTTGTGCCGGCACCGGGCCTCGTCGGTGCGGGCCCAGTTGGAGACCTCGTACCAGGAGTGGCCAGCCGCGTCGAGAGCGGCCTCCGCGGCCAGGTAGCGGTCCGCGGCGACGTCGTCGCTGGGGTACGGCAGCTCGCCCCGGCGCATCCGGGCGGCCAGCCGGGTGCCGTCCTCCACGATCAGGGCGTACGCGCTGACGTGGTCCACCCCGGCGGCCACCACCTGGTCCAGCGAGGCGGCGAAGTCCTCGGCCCGCTCCCCCGGGGTGCCGTAGATCAGGTCCAGGTTGACGTGCTCGAATCCGGCCTCGCGCGCCTCCAGGGCGGCGGCGGTGGCCCGGCCGGCGCTGTGCTTGCGGTCCAGGATCGCCAGCACCCCCGGGGAGGCGGACTGCATGCCGAGTGAGATCCGGGTGTAGCCGGCGGCCCGCAGCAGCTTCAGCGACTCCGGGGTGACCGATTCCGGGTTGGCCTCGGTGGTCACCTCGGCGTCGGCGGCCAGCCCCCAGGTGCGGTCGATGCCGTCGAGGATGCGGGCCAGGTCGTCGGCGGGGAGCAGGGTGGGCGTGCCACCGCCGACGAAGACCGTGTCGACCCGCGGCGGTGGGCTGTCGCCGAGCACCCGGGCGGCGAGCGCCAGCTCGGCCAGCACGGTGTCGGCGTACCCCTCACGGCTGGCGCCGCCGCCCAACTCGGCCGCCGTGTAGGTGTTGAAGTCGCAGTAGCCGCAGCGGCTGGCACAGAACGGCACGTGGACGTACACGCCGAAGCCGCGCGCGCCGACCGCGGTGGTGGCGGTGGCGGGCAGCGATCCGTCGGCGGGGACGGTCTCACCATCTGGAAGGACGCCGGGCATGGCCACTAGTGTGCCCGGCATGACCTCTCCCGACGTGCTCGTGCGGGTCTCCACGGCCCGCGGGGTGACCACCCTCACCCTGGACAGCCCGCACAACCGCAACGCGCTCTCCACCGGCCTGATGACCCAGCTGCTGGCCGGGCTGGCCGACGCGGTGGCGGACGACGCGGTCCGGGTGATCGTGCTCGACCACACCGGCCCGGTCTTCTGCTCGGGCGCGGACCTGAAGGAGACCGCCGCGGCGTACGCCAGCGGGATGGTGCCGGCCGGGATGCTGGGCGACGTGCTCGCCGCGCTCTGGGACTGCCCGAAGCCGGTGCTGGCCCGGGTCGCCGGTCCGGCGCGGGCCGGCGGGTTGGGCCTGATCGCCGCCGCCGACCTGGCCGTCTGCGCCGACGAGGCCACCTTCGCCTTCACCGAGGTGCGGATCGGGGTGATCCCGGCGGTGATCTCGGCGACCGTGCTGCCCCGCCTGCATCCGCGCGCCGCCGCCGAGCTGTACCTGACCGGGGACACCTTCGACGGCCGTCGGGCGGCCGAGATCGGCCTGGTCACCGCCGCCGTCCCGGCGGACGGGCTGGACGCGGAGGTACGCCGGTACTGCGATTCCCTGGTGCGCGGCGCCCCGGGTGCGCTGGCCGGCGCGAAGGAGTTACTGCGCCGACCGGGCACCGCCGAGCTGCGCGCTGAGCTGGCCCGGCTGTCCGCTCTGTCGACCGGCTACTTCCTCTCGGACGAGGGACGCGAGGGGGTCACCGCATTCCGGGAGAAACGACCGGCGCGCTGGGTGCCCGCTCTCGACGTCTGAGCGGTCCGGGTGGGGTTGCTGTTCGTGCCTCCTTTGCTCTGCTTCAA contains:
- a CDS encoding enoyl-CoA hydratase-related protein, producing the protein MTSPDVLVRVSTARGVTTLTLDSPHNRNALSTGLMTQLLAGLADAVADDAVRVIVLDHTGPVFCSGADLKETAAAYASGMVPAGMLGDVLAALWDCPKPVLARVAGPARAGGLGLIAAADLAVCADEATFAFTEVRIGVIPAVISATVLPRLHPRAAAELYLTGDTFDGRRAAEIGLVTAAVPADGLDAEVRRYCDSLVRGAPGALAGAKELLRRPGTAELRAELARLSALSTGYFLSDEGREGVTAFREKRPARWVPALDV
- the hemW gene encoding radical SAM family heme chaperone HemW; this encodes MPGVLPDGETVPADGSLPATATTAVGARGFGVYVHVPFCASRCGYCDFNTYTAAELGGGASREGYADTVLAELALAARVLGDSPPPRVDTVFVGGGTPTLLPADDLARILDGIDRTWGLAADAEVTTEANPESVTPESLKLLRAAGYTRISLGMQSASPGVLAILDRKHSAGRATAAALEAREAGFEHVNLDLIYGTPGERAEDFAASLDQVVAAGVDHVSAYALIVEDGTRLAARMRRGELPYPSDDVAADRYLAAEAALDAAGHSWYEVSNWARTDEARCRHNLLYWTGADWWGLGPGAHSHVGGVRWWNVKHPSAYAQRLAAGASPGLAREVLTADEAHMEDVMLRLRLATGLPLAVLDATGRAGAERALAGGLLAAPEYTAGRAVLTLRGRLLADAVVRDLLP